Genomic segment of Perca flavescens isolate YP-PL-M2 chromosome 7, PFLA_1.0, whole genome shotgun sequence:
CTTACTGAGACAGACTATTTTACACTTACAGTATAAGTTGCAGCTCAGTTGTTTAGATCATAGCAGGGGAAACAGGTTTGATTCCTGAGTGAAGTCAGCCACATTGTGCCCAGAGGGGATATTTTCTATGCATAAAAAAGTTTAACACAAAGCCAGGTGGCTGCCTGGAGAGAAAGAATCTGAGGCAACTGAGCtccttgaggcaaatttgtgatacTGGGTTAtataataaaattgaattgctTTGAGGGAGGGAGTCAGTTTGGGAATATACAATTGACCTAAAGTTgcagtcttaaaaaaaaaaaatgtatatatatagaataATTCTATAGAATAATTCTATTCCTCAGTGATGAAGAGCACCAGCAGGCAGACTGGGTCGGGATCCATGAGAGAATCTGTCAGTTGCTTGCTCCCATTCGCACCCCGACACTCTATAGTCTCCAGTGGGCTGGCCGCATTGAAACGCAGCTTAAAAAGGTGAGGATGTATGTGATGCAATGGGatcgcatacacacacacacacacacacacagacttcctGTTTTGAGTTTGAGtcttgtttacatttttctctGTCAAGAATGCTAAGAATAACATGGATTCTGAAAAGTATATCGCTAGGCCATTTTGAGTTTTCTTCTCGGAAGTGTGTGCTATCCAAACCGGGAGAACACAATGAAACTgtctaacaacaacaaaacagcaTAGATTCTGACAAATTCTCACATAGACTGTGTTATCTTCAGGAAACAGTAATGGTAAATCCATAGAAATTAAACAGCAAAAACACGTTTGTCACGTGCTGTGACTGACATAACTGCAGGGAGCTGCACAAAAATGTGCTTTTGCTTTTCCATTGAAAAAATACCATCAAGGAGAAACagcttagaattttttttcttaaagttgGTTCCTAGTCTGGTTGTCACCATTTCCAAAGCAAGTTTAGTGATTAATGTTTGGATGTTACTACAGTGATATTCGAGCTGATATTGTCAGTAAATAAGAGTGGTTTACTCCAGTGAATTGTTATGTAATATTCCTGGAAGCAGAGTCTGATAAACTCATTCAAAAGTAACCTGAAATGAACCTCGGTTCTGGTTCCCTACTTAGGCGGAGCTTATTGAAATTTGCAGGTTGGTGGCTCAGAGCAAGCTGTCTGAGGGGAAACACCAGGAGGCTCTGCCTGCCGCCCAGTTCTGTCTGCACTGTTCCATAGACCTCCATGGCCCCAGTACTGTCCAAATGGTCCCTGCCTACCTGCTGCTGGCTGAGGCTAACATGGGTGAGGAAGGAGCACAAAATGGTTTCTCAGCTCAAATTGTCTCCTTTTTCCttcctatactgtatatgatgtttagtgtgtgtgtgtgtgtgtgtgtgtgtgtgtgtgtgtgtgtgtctgtgtctgtgtctgtgtctgtgtgtctgtgtttatataaatatgaatctgtgtgtgtattttgtacTTTCCAGGTTTGGGTAATTTAGCTCGGGTGGCAGAGCTCCTGTCCCAGGCAGAGTGGGCGGTGTTGAAGAGCCCAGAATGTGGTCACGCAGTCCGCCACCGGCTGCACAGGAGCCTGGGCCGCCTCCACACAGCGACTGGAAACCTGGAAGCAGCCCTGCTTAACTTTGCAGATGATGTCTGTGTCATAAGTAACACACTCACCAGAAGCTGCTTCAGTACATGAAGTTTTTTCAACTCAACTGTTCAATAACTTTATTGATATTGTGAGAATCCATATGAAGCCACACTTTGCTCACCATGTGAACTTGCCTCACTGCTTGTAAATAGATGCATATGGTGTACATTGTTCATCTCTCAGGATGTACAATGTTTTGTTCCTCTTTTGTCGTGTGCCCCAACCAACACTGAAattatatatatgaatataccTTGTaaaaaatgtctctgttttttCAGATATACTTTGCCAGTGAGGAGTATGGTCTGGATAGCACAGTTACCTGTGGTGGCTACTTTCTGATGGCTGATGTGTTTACCAAGCAGGGCAAGATGCCCATTGCTCGTTCCTTGTACTCTcaggtaaaataaaacaaatgtaattatAAAGAGGCAATTTGGCCAAATCCATTTTTTGGTCATGTTTTTCATGGTTTATCTTCTATTGCTCATATTTTAGGTGGCACATACTTGGCACTGCCATCTGACCAAACTCCTCAAGACCCAcgtccaaaatgtccaaaatccTGACATGTTGTTGGAGTCCTCTTATGGTGCGTCTTGTCATCAAATACGCACATATAAATGTAATATggaaccataaaaaaaaaattacgttTTGTCTATCAATCCTTCAGTACATCACCAATCCATCATTAGCTCCACTTGCTAAACAGCTTCATTGGcatatcacaaaaaaaaacaaggtcaaCAAAATCTATATTTAGCTGAGCCGTTTTGCCGTGCAATCCGAAAGCTAAACCCCAGATTTACACTAGCATGCTTAGGGCTGACTAGAGACCAGTGCTGACACATCTCTGGCTGTGCATCCGTGTATCCGCACCACTACCCTCTACCGCAGCTGCTGCCCTACAGATGATGCTAAGCCTGTTAGCTGCAATGCAATTTCCCATGCTTTCTGGGATGTTTACCAGGGAAAAGTGTGTGTAGAAGGGAAGGATGCTTACACAAACTAAACAGAAGATGCAGACAGACCTGAATTCACTATTAAAAGCATTAAATGAATTTGGTGTTTACATTTCAAGTGTATTTATGCCCATGGAAATATACTGTAAAAGCTAAAGGACATCTTTGTCTTTATCCGTGACTTTCAATCAGATAAAGCCCAGCTAGTTGAAGTGGACGAGATGTTAAAAACCATGTTGGAGTTTGAGCAGAATGACTTCAGAAAAGACTCAACTCAGGTTGCACTGGTGGCCCACTGCCTGGCAATGCTGTGGTTCCTGGGAGGAGACTCCCTAAAGGTGAGTCACCCAACGAGGAAGGCCATGCATTAAAGGTTCAGTTTGTCACAGTGATACAGTTCCCCATTTCCCCCTTATACATCCTACTTTGAAAGGGCGGTCTCAAGAAGGGATTATCTGTAATTGGTAAAGTCATGAAGATGAGGCGGGAATTAGCAGGGGTTGATTTGTCTCAACACTCTGAGAATCTTGATTTCCAGTCTCTCTTTAATGTAATAGGATGCTATTTGTGGTTGTAAACTGCACCTATTTAGATGTGGGATGAATGATCTCTAGTTTGTCAGGCAGGCTTAGAGAATGAGGCAGCAATGCCGTAATTGTGGCCATACCACTGACTGTACAGGACGTTCTGTACCAGAAAGGTGACTGCCACAGACTCAAAACCTTGTCGGGGGTCTAAGTTCAGAGGGTCTTAGGCAGGTAGAGATTAAAGATTGGATAAGATCTTATGGCTAAATGCAAGTAGTCTCACTTTAGCAAACAGAAATAGACACGACACCAAACAGTTACAAACAGTTTATGTGTTTCATGTGTTTGTTTCGGCATTCACGTTATTATCTGGTGGTTTGGTGGGTTTTTATGGCTGGATGAAATACAGTAGgagttttcttttacttcatcaACAGCTTCACCAGAGTTCCAAAAATACCGTGCTAAAAATGCTGAACATATCAAgttctttatctttttttaatggtgCCTTTTCTCTAAGGTCAACATGTTCAACCACAATGACCTTGGTGTCAAGCAGAGCCAAAATGATACCATTTACCAGCACAGTTACCTCCTGCTGTTAATTATATAAGGAATAAGAACCAGGGTTCACCATGCCAGGAAGTTAACTAACCTGAGGGCTGTTGATTCAGTGAAATTCAGTGTATTCAGAGTGTAGAGTCAGCTATAACATCTGCTGACACTTTGTGCCACCAAGCCCACATTATACTGTTCAGTCCACCTGTCTATTTCCCCCTATATTTATTGAACtacaaagttgaaaaaaaatactAGGCTGCTCAGAAACCTGGGTACTCACTAATGAGAGACCTGTGGGTGGatacaacactaaacacacatacacaatgcaTATTCCCAGCTGTTTACTTTCCATGGATGCCACTGCAAACCCCAATGAATTCCATATTGCGCTTGGCATGTTTTCATCTAGGCATGCATGGTTTAAGCCGACCAGATTGCAATCCAATTTTCAGTGATATTATTATATAAGtcagttttattctccccagaGAGTCTaacagctgcagctgctgtaTTTGTTTCCGTTTGTGTGCCAGGCACTGGGATTTGGCAGCACTGCCCTGCAGGCCAGCCAGCTGATACCAAACCATGACCTGACAGAGCCCATCCAGGGCCTGCTGCAGCTGGTGCAGAATCTGCAAACAGAATCACATCCTGTCTAGTCACCATACCTGCCCTGCCGATTCCTTTGCTTAGAGATCTGCTCCATCAAGACATCTGTTTAGCGCTACACTGATTCACCCTTGTAAATGTAGAAACTGCTGAATAGGTAACAAATAAAACGTTTACGAGTACAGTGCCTATGATGTCATTTAGGGTTTATCCAGATGTTGTGAATTGTTATTGTGAGCGGATAATGAAAAGATATTTGCTTGATAAAAGCAGTACAAGGGAGACACCTTTTCATTGGTTTTGATAATGACTCATCTTTATTTgaatcaaaaaaaacaaaacaggggtATATATTTACATAATTTTGCACATTTGTGAATTACATGATTTTGGGATCCATTTTGTAACACTGTCAGAAtgatacagaacaaaataatgGTGAGGGCATTTGCTAAAACCATTTTTTTACGCAATGTGTTTGCTTACCTCGTACCTAGCAGTCTGGAACCTCATTATCAATTCACCATATGCAGATATAATGAAAGACATCTAGTGTCTATATATCATCAACAGCGCATGAACATTGCATTTTCCTTCTGCAAATCAAAGTATATTGTAAACCTTTAAGCAAACCCCAGGTTCGTTTTAAAACACACTGACATAAAATGAACCCGAAGATTGCTGGGAAATCCTTCATATATACAATTctgtaacatttatttattatatcaaAACAAAGAATCACTTTTAAAATCATCTCACTACTAGTGTTGCTAGTACTGAATTATACAacaaaacgtttgttttttttggcattcAGATTCATTTTTACGTGTCGAGAGGCAGCAAAACATGGAAACACTTTGATTTCCGCATAttccctttttaatttttgagcCAAATGTACATTAGCAGCAGTTTGGAATTAAATAGTAACCTTGTGCTCTGTTGTGTTGTTGTACACAGTGACTAGTCCAGAGGTCCCTACATGTTTTTTCCAGGCTGTCCGAGCACCAAGCAGGCCAATGCACTTTCGATCATTTCATGATTTACATGCGTTTGTCTTCCTTCCTTGTGTCACTAGCATGCAGCGCCCGTTTCTTTCAGTAGCTTCCATGCCTTGTATTCTCTTTCATGGCCACTGATCTATAAATACCAAGCAGAACGAAACCCACCTGAACTGGGATCTTGACACAACTGTGATCGGTAAAGCATTGCTCCCAGAGGAAACCAGACAATGAAAAGGCATTGTGGAAGTTGTTGGGGCACAGTAaaatgaacctgaaatgggtAGATGTGCTCTGTGTGCATACGGATGATGTGTAAACTACAGATTTTCAATAGCAGGGCTGTAAGAGCGAAATTAACTTTTCACTCTTTTCTATGGCTGGCTTGTTAAGGTCTTGAGGATATGTGATCTTTGATTGACACTTAACATACACAATGTTGAATGACACAGGCTTCAATAAAAAGACGAATACTTCAAAAAAGATAGGGGACGACAACAACTGGAGATAGTTCACTCATATAAGCTTTTATGTTTGGATGTGACTTGTTGATGATGAAGCCCACTGGCCCTTGCATGTCAGGAGAGTGGACATCAGCggatttcacagtttgtttgtcAGAGACTTTCATTATTTAGATACCGGACAACATCACAGTAGTGTAAAAGGTGTTATTCTCTCAACAGAGCCACTGTCATCACTTGGCAGCAGACTTAAAATAAAAGCTGCCGTTCATGTTGTCTGGTGGATTTAGATTTGGCACCCTCAAGCAGGCCCCTGTTAGATTCCAGACAGTTAGTAAATTCTGCccacaaaaaaggaaaaataaaatcaagCTTCACAGCGGTTTCACTTTATTGAGACAATATTAGTGCGCAAAccacttttttctttaaaaaatagcATAAATTAGGAAGAAAACAAGGAACAATATAAAACAAGCAAGGAAAAAAGTGCATGTTAACCATGGTATACGCCACATTGTCTTATACTGTAGTTTACAACCTTTTTTTCACTGtgtttcatttcattgtttatcttttcgtCTGCCTGTAGGTATGTGTAGTGTTTTTGACATGTCTCTAGGCTAGGATGGGTGTATCGTGCCATTGGGTGTCAGGGGTGAGATCCAGGCTGCTTCCCTGAGTTGTCTTCAACAGAAAGGGTTATGAGTCTAAAAACATTGACGTCACTACGTAGAACTACTTAGGGTTTACGCTTGTGCTTTTGATCAGAGCTGTAAATTATTCTTAAAAAGGGGAATTTCAGTACCTCAAGGttgaccctattttcccatgcatttgtgtctaagtgactaatctttggtccagtattgagcgagaacacTAACCGGCAGCCGCttaccgggctgcaatgtaattcTATAGGGCAAATGCACACCGTTAATTTCTGTCCACTGAAAGGGCTGTTTTTGTCACTGACAGGCACAGATTGTTATTCAAAGTGTCTGACTACATTATGGAAAGATGGAAAAGTTACCCTTATCCTGCCATGCTTTCGTGTGTAACTTACTGATGCCAGGTCAACACAGTAACTTTAGCTAATAGCATTAGCTTACCTCTGCTAAGCCTGGTAGCTCAACAGCATTTTTCTTGTGCTTTGGTATAggatttcttctcctctttggcTGCCAGTAGTCATCCATGCTCAAAATGGTCACAGACCGGATGGTCTGCAAGGCGCAGTGTTAGGATTCATTTAGTAGCTGTAGCAAAACTAGCCTCAACTTCAGCCTGTCCGTATCCAAAGGTAACATCCATGAAAAGCTGTGCAAAGTGTAGCTCGACATTTCTTTGGCAAAATTTCAGAAATGCgcaattgaaaatcttttatGTAACACAAAGCTACGCTGTCTGTactccaaaacaacaaaatccCCAGAACTCCTCTATCCCCACTCGCCTTCCACACAGTAAACATCCATGGGTCTTCCTACAAGTCACTTTGTGAGATTTCAGAACAAGACTTCACCATCTTCCCATAATGTAGTccgaccattgacatatatataatggaccaatagaccccgttgctctggacggagaccagtgaaggctattagaagcacttttccggtgatctcttgctttactgcacagcctccaactgacagagacaacgtaaatgtgacgtgagcaacctgtctgaaagttgtaagtcttctggtagctgtgccaagagaaatctcaatcatttccaatcttacagagacggagagcgtaggtatatgtaaggagataacatgggcacaggctaattattgctaactaacatgctagttaacgttagtaattaaacctaaacagctaatgtaagtcgaaactgcctgcaagcttctccgtATCCAAAGGTAACGTCTATGAAAAGCTGTGAAAAGTGTAGCTCGACATTTCTTTGGCAAAATTTCAGAAATGCgcaattgaaaatcttttatGTAACACAAagcggtaattcctctactgtgcgacagtaagttacttggttatgacacaatcgttagcttatttttacaaaaatgtctgctacggagccataacgtgaggtacaaggtaatggagccttttatacattgttgtgtttctttagaaataaacaatggacaaatagagtctttaaacgcttcagatgtaaagttattcacagtcaagtgacgtaaaaaaaaaaatggcggtcagcggaatgctaacaagaggtgatacctttgtagcaacaaaatggcgaatggttctgaagcgaagcttacccccttgagtcAGACACGTATAATGTCAGTGACAAAATCGGCACTTTCAGTGGACGGAAAGGGTTACATTGCTGCCCGGTTCGCGGCTGCCGGTTACGCCGTTCTCGCTCAATAccggaccaatttcaaagatttttgttcacattagtcacttagacacgaatgcatgggaaaataggatCCAGCTTGGAAAATACTGAAATTTCCCTTAAATGAATGGCATTTAACCTAGCATACCCTACCTCTATGTTGATAGTTACTTCAGAAGGCGTATAGGAGGTGTTCTACAGGAACAAAAACCGCAAGCAATATACTCTTGGCCACTGAAATccctggatttttgtttttctttctttgtttaagaaacaaaaaaagtgacattctGTTCAAAGAGACTGCAAAAAAATAGTtcccattttttatttgtacatcATGCCAACATATGTTGTGAGTTAGGATCCTTCATTTCACGTTATCAAAAAACAAggtgaaaacaacaaaagtatAATCTACAAATCATATGACTGAGAAAACACATCTAACCAAATCCATAAATGTTAGCACCAAACTTTAGTTTCAACCTTTCAATATTGCAGGTCTGTACAAACAAATTGGTCTacaatagcttatgaaaaatgtcaatgttgGCAGTTATGTCAGCCGTTCCAGTTTCGTTAGCTGTATACTAGTATGCACTGAAGTTAATTCGCTAcctaaatatttacaaaaacagctaaaaaaaaaaaaaaaggaataaaaataatacacaaCTATCTTTATAGCTCCTAGACATAAAGGGAAGGAACACCTGGTATATCAGGGGCCATTTGAAAACCACAAGGATCCTGGCTGATATGTTCTGTATGTTTGAATATGTCATCCTGTGGCAGTGAGAAGTCACTGTTTTGAGGTATATTTTGTTCGCAGGTGTAGACACAGCTTTCACACTCTCATGTTTCTTAAATATCTTATCTaagcgagagagaaaaaagtaaTGCATTGGTTTATCATAAAGTGCTAGACATTATGAATTTTAAAATGCAGCAGaatgttgctgctgctggtaaGGCTAATCAAACAAGCTGTCTAGGAGTGTAAAATTAAAAATTGAGTCATGGCActtaattcattttttaattCCAGGTTGTGACTCTCAAACAGAACTGCTATTTGTTATTTCCACTACCTTGCACAGGTTAGGGCAGTTTTTCTTACATTTACATTAGCTGCTTCATTCAAAGTAAACAGAGAATAAATTAATAGACACCGTGTTAGCACCAAGGATGATTTTCTGGTGCTGTGGGTTTATAATCTGAATTGATAATTTTCCTatttatgaaaagaaaatggttcTGACAGCACAGCGTCAGCCTCTTATTCACTCAATGAAGCAGCTCCGGCTACATTTTCGTATTAGTGGGATTTTATGGATTGTATTGACTGTATAGAAGAGTTAAAACATTGCGTATACATTATGTTGCAGTTGGATTTACAACATATTGTCATGTAGTGAATGCATGTCTCCTTTCAGTTATTATGAATAGCAGTACATTTGACATTAAATTTCTCCATCTCCAGTTGCTGCTGGTCCCCATCCTGTTCTGTGTCCTTGACAGGAGCACTACATTGCTACATTGGAACTGTCAGTATAATGTGCCTAGCATAAGGATGTATTCCTCTCCCAAGGAGCTTatcactaaaaaaaaacacttaattttggctccaatccaccaaacagtCTCAGAAGGAAACCCCTTTTTATGACAACATGCTGTAGATTCTGCTTTAGATAATATGGTATAGTAAGGATACAAATATGGCAGGTGTTTGCCTTTAAGGGAATCCCACACCCACCCCAGAAAACAGTCACCTTCACCCTCACTATTTTGCAAAATAGAAACTAGGAGAGGCCAAATAGGCAGTTATCTTATGTACTATATCCCACTCTTGCCAACATGCTGCAGTGTACGCTAAGTTTGGATAGTGGGGTTTGTAGTTTGGGAGTAGAGGTGCAAAGCGAGGAGAGTCAGGGGAGCAGCCTCAGATCTTTGTTATTTTTGAAGGGAGTTAATAGGAGAAGACTCATGTTTTGGCGTTTGTATTTCTGTGgttgtgcctgtatgtgtgttctGTTTTTCTCCGCTCTTCTTTTGCATTAACATCCgatgtattcatatttttggaTCAATATGTCTTTTTAAAAGGAATGTCTGTTGCCATgcgtacaggtgtgtgtgtatgtgtgtgtatgcgtgttttCAATATGCAtggtggtgtttgtgtgtgcatgaagCTGCTTGAATCTTACTCAGTCAATAGTTTGATCTCATTGGCGAGAAGGGTGTTGAAGTTGTAGGTTGGATCAGGGAGGTCAGCGAGATCGGGCAGGGTGGGGGCTGTGGACTGGCAGGGCGAGGACTCGGAGGGCTCAGCCAGC
This window contains:
- the zmynd12 gene encoding zinc finger MYND domain-containing protein 12 isoform X1, producing the protein MEAKPRVLGTTSKMIPLALPKGTDKLCELCQREARLQCTECRVTYYCDEEHQQADWVGIHERICQLLAPIRTPTLYSLQWAGRIETQLKKAELIEICRLVAQSKLSEGKHQEALPAAQFCLHCSIDLHGPSTVQMVPAYLLLAEANMGLGNLARVAELLSQAEWAVLKSPECGHAVRHRLHRSLGRLHTATGNLEAALLNFADDIYFASEEYGLDSTVTCGGYFLMADVFTKQGKMPIARSLYSQVAHTWHCHLTKLLKTHVQNVQNPDMLLESSYDKAQLVEVDEMLKTMLEFEQNDFRKDSTQVALVAHCLAMLWFLGGDSLKALGFGSTALQASQLIPNHDLTEPIQGLLQLVQNLQTESHPV
- the zmynd12 gene encoding zinc finger MYND domain-containing protein 12 isoform X2 yields the protein MKSTSRQTGSGSMRESVSCLLPFAPRHSIVSSGLAALKRSLKRLVAQSKLSEGKHQEALPAAQFCLHCSIDLHGPSTVQMVPAYLLLAEANMGLGNLARVAELLSQAEWAVLKSPECGHAVRHRLHRSLGRLHTATGNLEAALLNFADDIYFASEEYGLDSTVTCGGYFLMADVFTKQGKMPIARSLYSQVAHTWHCHLTKLLKTHVQNVQNPDMLLESSYDKAQLVEVDEMLKTMLEFEQNDFRKDSTQVALVAHCLAMLWFLGGDSLKALGFGSTALQASQLIPNHDLTEPIQGLLQLVQNLQTESHPV